The stretch of DNA ttctgctgccagctgctggggtcacaggcttTGGCCTAGTAATGCACATGTGTCCATGGCAATGAAATCAGGATTCTGGGACACACAACACTTGCCATTTACTGCTGGTTACCTTTCAACAGTTCTGTGCACATGTTTGAGTTTCATGGTTAACACAACACAAATACAGCTCTAGAGTTCCGAAGTTCAAACCGTGGCTAAAAGCAGAGTGGTGTTCCCTCTGAGAACTCTCGGCAGAGTTCTCATTCAGAAAAATGtccaccttcccttcctccagcatCCACGGATGGGCAGCCAATGCCCCTGGGCTCATCGCCCCTGCCAGCACTCACATTGTTCTACCCCTTGTTCCTGTCCTCAAGTTTTTCCTTGGCTTtgaccctccagcctcctctAGCATATTAAAGGACCCTTGTGATTACTATGTCCTGTGGATATCCCAGGCCAGCGTTCAACTTAAGTCCCTTAATCACATTTGCCACGATAGACAACAGGCACAGGTTCCTGGCATTAGGAAGTGCACGCCACATCTCTATCCTGCCATTCTCCTTTCCACACAGTGGCCTGGGTCCTAACGAGGGCATGGCGTGTTCTGTCATTATCTTCACTTAGCAGATAAGAAACCCAGGGGTGGGGGTTATGTACCTCGTCCAGCTCATCCTGAGATTAAGCAGCAGAGCCCAGGTTCAAACCAAGGTTCTCTCTGGTTCCAAAGCCTCCTGGGATGGGAGTGGCCTGGAACCCAGCCACTCCCAGAGATGGTAGAAACTCCTGGCTGGTTTCTAGAGAGTCGGGGAGTTTCCTAGGGAGATGGGCAGAGTGCATGCCTTCTCTGGGTCCCAAGTGCAGAGACCTGGGCTCAAGGTGCATCAGTGCCCTGCCTCTAAGGCTGAGAGATGAGAGACAGCAAATCCCTTCCACTCTTGGCAGTTCTTCATCTAGAAGCAACTTCATAGATGAGGTCCAAACAGATGGTCTCAAAAGTTCCTCTTAGCTTGGAAATTCACAGGTTCCATGGTGAGGTTTCATGGATGACCGGGTTTTTTAAGATagtctcacatagctcaggctgcccccaaacttgctatgtagaaaaGGCTGGTTTTGAACCCTTGTGCAAGGATTGAAGACATGGGCCACCATAGTCAGTGCACTAAACCCAGCTACCCAGCTCTCccatactgggaattgaacctaggccctCACCACTCTGGGGAGACATATCATCACTGAACTACATCAGCCCCTTTGGGTGGTCATGGTAGATGGTGAGGTTGTCTTTGGAGAGGAGGCTGGGTAACATCTACACATAACCAAAACCTTGGCAGCTCTAAGGTCTGGGATAAAACAGTGATAGACTCCTTGACTAGCTTGTGCAAGGCCTTGGTTTCCATccccagcaaaacacacacacacacacacacacacacacacacacacacacacacacacacacattttaaagctAGGCTTGGTGCCGTATTCTAGTGCTCGGAAGGATGAGGCAGGATATCTTGAGTTGGAGGCAGGCttgagctacacagaaagaccttgtctccagaaggaagaaaggaaaggggagagagagaaggagggagctgACAACTCCATGTTGGTCTCGTGTCTTCTGAAGTGTCAGAGGGGTCTTCACCCTCAGCCTGGGGCCCTGAGTCCCTCTGTATTTCACCCCGGCCATTTCCTGGCACCTCAGCTGTTCTTGGATTTAGAGTTGGGAGGCCTATCAGGCAGGTAGGTGGCATCTGGAGAGAGGCATACCCTACCAGGGGGACCAGGCTGAGGTGAAAGGATCAACTCCTTGTAATGCAAGGAGACTTTGGGGTGGGGATGTGAGTGCAGGAGCCCAAAGTTCCTTCCCGCCACCCTGCTCCAGGCTCAGAGGACAGTAGGAACACATAGGAGTACAGGAAGAGGAGGGTGCAGCTGCCCCAACCCTGGAGACCCCCCCCCGAGTCTGCAGTCACTCCCTTGCTGCCCCCACCTGAACCCTTGATCCCAGCTCTGTAGCCCCCGCAGCTTCCTGTTTGCCCACTCTGTTTGCCCAGCCTCAGGAACATAGCTGATCCTTGAACTCTAAGTTCCACATCGTCAGGACAAGTAAGCAGAGACAGGGCCAGGGCTGGGCTTATCAGCCTTCCAGCCCAGCCCCTGCCTACAGACATAAATAAGCCAGCGAAGAAGAGCCCGCCACTCCGGGAGACACTGTTGGGGAGCTCCAGGGAGGTAAGTGCTGCTCCCTGCCCCAGGCTACTCTGGCTCCCTAGTGCCTCCCACCTGATGCTCCACTCTGTCCAAATCCACTCTGTGGGTATCTGGGACCTTCTCTCACTCTAGATCCTTCTTCTTCCACTGGCTTGAATATGGGGCACACGTGTGGGGCTTCTGTGAGAGAGCTCCCCTTCAGCCCAGCCATTCTGTTTCTTCAGGTCACCCACACCCTTCAGGATGAAAGCTGTGGTCCTGGCCGCGGCTGTGCTCTTCCTGACCGGTAGGTGCCCCCAGCCTGGAGAGGGAATGAGCAGGGCAGAGCGGGCTCCTGCTTAGGCCTCTGTGGCTCACCTTCCTGGCCACAGAGAACAGAACGCTCTCTGGTCTTCTCCCTGACTCCAAGCCTGACACTTCAGCTCAAACCCCAGCAGAACTGGCATGACTTGGgtctcccctccatccccagggAGCCAGGCTCGGCACTTCTGGCAGCAGGATGACCCCCAGACCTCATGGGACAGAGTGAAGGATTTCGCCACTGTGTATGTGGATGCAATCAAAGACAGCGGCAGAGATTATGTGTCCCAGTTTGAAACTTCCGCCGTGGGTAAACAGCTGGGGTAAGGAAGGACCCAGCCCCGGGCCCGGAGCAGGGCAAGCGTTGTCCATCCAGGGTGGGCAAAGAGGCCTGTGAGAAGATGCTGTAACTGAACTGGTCAAATCTTCACCTGCTACCCCACCATTTGGGCACCGTGGCAAGTTCCAATGGAGGCACAGGGATGGGATTCACTTGGGTGGTGGGTAACCACAGCCCCTCTTTCTGCCTATGGGTTCAAAATCCCCTTCCCCTGGGTTACCCCCAGTCAGCCAGCACAGAAAGGGAACTGGCCTGGCAACAGGCACCAACCCCATCTGTGTCCTTGGTACCTCAGGCTATGTATACAGAGGGATGTGGAAGGAGGATATAGGGAATCGGAGCGCACGTTCTGGGAAAGCAGGAACACAGCAACAGCGCGTTAGGAATCTAGGACTACCCCCAGACGTGGGCCAGTGCAGGATGCCTGGGGCCATCTCTCAGCTGCTCTCTACTCCTCCAGCCTGAAACTCGTGGACAACTGGGACACCGTGGGTACAACCGTTGGTCGCCTGCAGGAACAGCTGGGCCCAGTGACTCAGGAGTTCTGGAATAACCTGGAAAGGGACACAGATTGGCTAAGGCAGGAGATGAACAAGGACCTGGAGGAGGTGAAGAAACAAATGCAACCCTATCTGGACCAATTCCAGACCAAGTGGCAGGAGGAGGTGGACCACTACCGCGAGAAGGTGGGGCCTCTGGGCGCAGAGCTGCGTGAGGGCGCGAGCCAGAAGCTGAAGGAGCTGCAGGAGAAGCTAACCCCTGTGGGTGAGGATATTCGTGACCGCATGCGCGTTCACGTTGACACTCTGCGCACAAAGCTGTCGCCCTACAGTGACAAGATGCGGGAGCGCCTGGCCGAGCACCTGGCCAAGCTCAAGGACAGCACTATCCTGGCCGAGTACCGTACCAAGGCCAGCAATCACCTGCACACTCTCGGCGAGAAGGCCAAACCCGCGCTGGAGGACCTGCGCCAGGGCCTCATGCCTATGCTGGAGGGCTTCAGGACCACCATAATGGAATGGATCGACGAAACCAGCAAGAAGCTGAACACCCAGTGAGGCGCCTACCTCTGCTCCCTACCCCTACATTGGTTTTCTTAGAATAAACCTTTCCAAAGTGGGATGGCTTCTTTCTTTgggagacacagggagagagCTTAAGGGACATTCAGGGACGTGGGACATGGTGCTGCAGTGGGGTTCTTTCATACAGGACTCCTCAGCGCTCGAAGCTCACTCAAGCTGGGCTCATGGCCGGTTAAGAGTAtgagacagggctggagagatggctcagaggttaagagcactggctgttcttccagaggacctgagttcaattcccagcacccacatggtggctcacaccatctataatgagatctgatgccctcttctggtgtgcaggcatacatgcaggcagaacactgtatccatataataaataaacagatactGAAAGTGTGAGTGTGAGACAGAATCCCTGTCCTAAAAAGGCTGGGAGGAAAATAGAGGACCGGGCAAAGTAACAGGGAACCCCTTGAAAAGTGCCCTACAGAGGCTCAAACTACTAGTGTTAAAGCCTAGATTGAGAGTGGTTTCCTGTGCCGGAAGTAGTGTTTCCAGGTGGGATCCCCCTGGGCAAAGGATGCAAGCATCTTCCACTCCCTAGATCCAGGATCTCTCAAGGAGTCAGAGACTTGAATAATTGGgcaaatgcaaataaaatgcCTGGAGCTTAACCCTCTCTCAGCCCCTCAGCAAACACTTCTCTTTTTCAATCATCTCCTCATCCTGAAACTGGCCTGCTGTGAAAGGCAGCTGTCCCAGTGGCTGCAACCACTCAACCTGCCAGTTGGGCAAAAATCACTTCATGATGCTGATCCCCACAATTATTAGCGAGGCCTTCATATCCATCTCCAAATCTCGAATGGCGACCTTTAATTCTGTGTCAGCTGGGGAAGCTGAGGTTAAGTCACTGAAGGAAAGGTGGGACAGGatgtgtggtggcgcatgcctttagtccctgcactccaggggcagagccaggcagatctctgcaacttcaaggccagtctggtctacagagccaggacagccagaacaacacagagaaaccctgtctggaaaaacaaaacaaactattaCATTGGGCTGGTAAGGTGGATCATCAGGTGGAGGCAATTGCtaccaaacctgaggacctgaattcagtacTTGAGAGTCATTCCCTAACAcataccacagagagagagagagagagagagagagagagagagagagagagagagagaagtgtaatttaaaattttagtacATTTATTTAATACGTATGGGTTTTCATGTACCAAAGAACACGTGTGAAGGTGACAGGACAACTTGTAGGCCTCAgttctctaccatgtgggtcccaaagaCCAAACTCAGGCCACCAGGTAGCAAATGCCTCTACCacctaagccatcttgccagtccttatttatttacttatttattcgttttattttgagacagtgtctctgatagcacagactgacctcaaactcattctGCAGCCAACAAGCTTTAACTTCTCATCTTCCTAccttcatctcccaagtgccagggttacagggatgcaccaccacaccacgTGTATtcagtgctggggctcaaacccagggctttgtgcatgccaggcaagtattgtaccaactgagctgcatagCAAGCCTAGGTTGTTCATTATTTAGACTAGCTTGCCGTGGGCACAcacaattactttttaaaaaaatttttaagtgtaaCCGAGCATGCAGGTGAGGATGCATGCACATTCTTACACCAACAACCTTTCTCTCACTCAGCTGGCTCCTCTTCGTGCTCATGTTAGTATGCAGGTAGTCTTCACACATCTGGAGagtctttctccctccccacaaGGCTCCTTTGCTCCCCGTGCATCTTCCTGAGACCCTGGATAAAGGAGTGGCCTTTGGAATCACACAGAGCTACTACAAGGATCAAGGCAGATTTGGGTGGGAAGGTTTCCAGGTGCAGGCACTGAGGCTGCCAGCTCTGGGTGGTCAGGAAAGGAAGCCCCTTTGGATTTCCAGACAGCACACAGTTCGGTCAGCTGATTGCACCAATGCTGTCCAGAAAGGAGCCTCCCACACCTGGCAGAGGCTTTTCCCATGACAACAAAGTGGAAAACAGACAGCTGGCCCTGCGGTGTGCTCGCTCTTGACCAGGGCAATGGCTGACACCTCTCTGAACGTTGATGTTTTATTATAGAGTGTGGGAGACCTGCTCTGTGACCCTGGATCTCTCTGAAGTGAGTGCTTTTGGGTGGAGGGAACATAGTAAACAACTGTGTTGAGATTCTGAGAACACTGGGTCTCCATTCCAGTCTTAAGAGGTCAGCCAGTTTAGCTATCACAATGAGGTCTGTTTACCAGGCACCTGGGCTGTGCAGTTGCTGGACCacatgtttgtttgggttttttttgtttttttgtttgtttgtttgtttcaagacagggtttctccatgcagctttggagcctgttctgggaactcgatctgtagaccaggctggccttgaatttacagagatctgcctgtctctgcttcccgagtgctgggattaaaggcgtgcaccaccacagcctgtggTGCCACATGCTTTTGGACACTACCATTTCATGTTCACAGCAAATCTTCTGTGGAGGGGCAGATCGTACCCACTTTATACATAAGAAATGGAGGCAGCTATGATGCAGTGGGGTCAAGACTTAGCCAACCAGCCTCCCATCTCACCTCCTTCCTTTCAGTGTGTGTAAAGGGACCAGACATCCTGGACCATGCAAACCAACTGCACAGGTTTTGTGATCACATCTGACCTCAAAACTGAAGGCAAAATAAAAGTGCTAGCTGGATAGAATCCACACTCAAGTCACTTGTCTGCATGTTCCGCATGTTCCTATACGTGATAGTTTATCGCAGACTGTAACTGCATGTCTGTCCCCCAATTTGCTCTTTCATAGGAACACATTAAGGCAAGCAGGTAAGCAGAGGCAGACCTACttacaaaggaagaaatgctCCAGACACAACTAAAGCGTGGACGAGGCACAGCCCCAGGTCCACTCATTCCCACCCAGACGTCACGGTACGCGTGGGATATACCACTCATGATAGCTTCTCATCCAGCTTTATTAGGGACATGCATAGGTGAGGTCTGGGGAGGGGTGAAAACGTGAGAATACTTTCCCTTTCAAGCAAACTTTAGGGGCCACCCAGTGGACGCAGAGGCCAACAGGATGGATGCACAGGCACATTTGGAACATAGAGGTCTCAATGCTCAGTAGCTGGAGTTGGTTGGCTCCCGGGGGTAGATTCCCAGAGGCCGGAGAACTTGTCAGCAAACTTGCTCCAGTAACCTTTCAGGGAGCTGAAGCCACCATCCATCCAGCCCCTGAGGGTTAAAGCAACATGAGGCATCCATAGAGATGTGTGTGAAAAGTTCCCCTGCAGGCAGCGAGACCCACAATCGCACCCGGGGCCCCTACGGGCTCTCCAAGCCATCAGCACCACATCACCTACTACCACCCCAGAATTGCCTGCAGCTACCTCCCAGGGCAGAAGAGGTGGCTAAGGTGAGTTAGACATCCCCCACTATGGATCTAACTCAGACTGGGCCCAGGGCAGAGCCCCGAAACCCGGGCTGAAACTAGAGCCCGCAGGCCTCCCCAAGCAAGCCTCCGGCCCATGCTTGGAGAAGATTTGCAACAGGGACTGTGTGCACCTCAGGCCACCCCGAGAAGtgaaggagacagaagaaggtTGCTCgctctgcttctcttctctgcCCCAGTACCCAGCAAAGGCCCCATGAGAGAGCCGAGGCTCCCACAGGCCCAGGTCCTGGGGAACCCGGGGGAGCCACAGTCTCTGTGTGGGAGTCTCAGGCCCAGGGtaggggtgaggggagagggagcaggaaaagaagaaggCCAGTGGGCATACCTGGCCTGCACAGCCATCTCAGACTTCTGCACACTGGTTAGTGCATCCTGAACCTTCTTGGCGGCCTGTTCCATATAGCCCTGCACAGAGCCCAGCAGCAACGACCCCTCTCCCTCATTAGCTCCTGCAAAAGAGCAGAGTGGAGCTGTGCCAGCCCTCAGCTCCTACCCAGCCACCACTTATCAGGACAGGGTCCCCAGACCAGCTCCCACAGAAACCCCAGCCCCATCCCTCCACAAAACTCACGAGCAGATGCCAAGAGTGCCAAGAGGGCCACAATGAGGAGCGTCCGGGGCTGCATGGCACCTACACACCATCAGGAAGTTGTCTTGTGAGGGGCTACTGTGGGAGGATCTGCCATAACCAGGCCCTTTCCTGGAGAATGCCGTGGGCCCTGGGATGAATCCCAAGCCTCTCTCCTACTGATACCAGCTCTCGGACAGGGAACTATAGGAGATCCAGGTCCCAGGGTAGAGTGGAAGGCAGGGTGTGGAAACCCTCAACAGAATGGAACATCTACCCATTCTCTGCCGTGGTGTGCTCGGTGACATCAGGTTTCTGTCCCTCTCTAGACCTCAGTGTGTCTGTCTGGAGCAGGCATGGATATCAAAGGCTCCCTCTCAGTAGCTCTGCATGCTGAGCAAGAGACAGCATGACCCATTGCAGTCAGCTCTGCTACTACCCAGTGCAGAGCTTTAGGCCTAGTGGCCCCCCCTTCCTCAGCTTCTTTAGCTCTCCCCCAACCACCAGGAACCCAAAGGTGGCAGCCACTCATGGATTCTGTAGGCTAGTTGGCTGGGTGgctctctgtcccctccctccctcctttcctgtaCTCCCCAGGGACATTACCTGGAGTAGCTAGCTGCTTCTAGGAATAAACTGAGCAGGCAAGCAGGAGGGCCCTGACCTGTTTTATATTGGCCCCAGGAATGGGACAGCAGGCACAGAAGGCCCAGTGAGCTGGCCAAAGGTCACCTGCTGAATAGTTCAGACCAGAACCTGAGGTAGGGAGGCTGTGCAGCCAGCTGCCAGAGGAATTGAGAAATCCCGCCAAGACTGCCCATGCTATTCACCTCCACCTCTGCGACCTATTATGCGATGGATTTACTTAAAATGTGTTCTCCTTTCCTAAATAATATAAACAGAAGCAGTGGCTGTGGGATTGCGCACTGGACTGGCTTCCCTCgatgaggctggtgagatggagaAAGGCTCAGGGGACAAGCCTCAGATCCACTTTAGCCCTTCGCACTGACTTCCCAGACCCGTGTCTCCCACAAAGCCCAGGCAATAGCCTGGAACCAGTGACAGGCTTCTTCATAGAAGCCACTTGAAAGCCTCATGACCGAACGAAATGGGGAATCTGGTGCAGTGGCAGAACTGGGGTGAGAGGCAGTGGAGCATAGGTCACATGGCTCCCCTAGACCTCCACCTCAGGCCTCCACCCCCCGATGTGTTCCCTGCAGTCTCCTCTGTTGTACCTGggcaggggttggagagagaagGACAAAGATCAGGCTAAGCCCAAGGCCtttgcccctccctcctccatgtACCTCATCTTGCCCTCTGGACCCATTGATAGCATCCTGAGATGGGAGCAGGGTTATGGCTGGATGATATCTGACCCTTACACAACCCCTGGCTATGAGTATCTGGGAGCCCCAAGGTATGGAAAGGCCATTCACAAAGAAAGTGAAGGAGGTGCTGTAGGGCACACAGCTTCCCAGGAGGGAGCTCAGACTTCTTGAAACTACAATGTCCCCTGAACTAGTACTGAGAGCCACAGCCCAGATAGACAGCCTTGGAGGACATTGTCTTTTGAATGTGAAGACTTTGGAGCCAAGAAATCCTAGGTTTAAGTGATACCTTTGGGACTGGGGAAAGAGGCCAGCTGGTCAAAATGCTTatcttgcaagcatgaagaccttaGTTCAACTGCCAATACCCATGTAAAACATTGGTGTTcactgtaatctcaacactgggggcagggagatgggTGGGAGACAGGTCGCCAGCTACCTGGAGCTGAtgtccagccagcctagcctctccagtgagccccagacaccactgagagatcctgtctcataaagcaagggaaacagcTCTTGAAGAATGCCTGAGGCTGacatctggcttccacaggtgtgcatatcacatgtgcacatgcacctgcatacacacaaacaaatatgtAACTGATGCCTTTGACACTGACTCATAGAGTCTGTGCTCAGGAATGTAACAGCTCAGAGCCTCTGTTTACCCTGTTAATGGGGACAGAATACTGGTTTCCCAGAGCATGGAGAAACAGAGCAACTGGCTCAGGGAAGGAGGACTGACTCACAATCTCCCTACCTCCTAAATACCGACAGCCCagccagagaccagaagaggaatcCACGCACAAATAGGGCTTTAGCAGGCAGCGTCCTCTCAAGCATGGCCTGAGAAAGGAGCCTGGCTTGGCCCTCTGAATTCTTAATCCTTATCTTTGCCTGAGACTTGAAACTCGTCTATCAGAAATTCGCTCTTTTGACGGAAGACTGTTTTCTGGGGTGGCTGGGATAGTGTTTGCTTTCGAGTCCAACACTCTGAAAACAGCTAAGGCAGATCATGTGCTGGGATCTACCTGGACTACTtaatgtgaccctgtctcaaaacaaaacaaaaaatagtttgttttctgttaaaaTATAAGTTGCCCAAATCCCGTGACTTAGACATTGCTAACTTCATTTTATGGCTAAAAACCAAAGGCCCAGTCAGGTAGAGAGGCCTACTCAGTACATACCACCCAGCAGTGGAAAAGCTGGGTCCCAGCACCTCAGCTGGTCCTCGGCAGCCATTTGTACCTAAGCGTCCTCTGAGAAACACCCTTGGTGGCAGCCGAGAGTGAAGGGAGTTGATGAGAGGTACCAGGATTGGGCACTGTGTGTAGTGCCCACAGCTGCTCTGCCCTTTCCTCTTCTTGTTTCTTGCCCTGAAGCAAAGGGCACAATGGGAATCAGAGCCCAACCTGGGGTGTGGTACCAGGTCCTTGGCCCAGCTGTGACAGGCAGACAGGCTGAGGGTATGGAAGCCTGCCAGTATCCCTGTATGGAACATGGCCATTGAATCAAGGAAAGTCAGAAAGTGCTGATACAGAGCCCCAGATACTGTGATACTGAGCTGCTCAGGGAACTTAGCTGTGTGGACCCTAAGCCAGCCTGCAGGGGATCTTGGGACCTGGAGCCTGGGACTTAGCCCCTTCCAAAGTACTTGTGCCCTCTCAGCCATCTGGCTTTGGCCTTAGGAGGCCTCTTGGTGGCTTTCTGGCCTAGAGTCCTCTTGGAAGAGGACTGTTCTTGCCTTACAGACTCAGGCCCAGAGAGGATCCAGAAGTGGGTGggtatcttaatttttttcctgttgctataataCAATATCCTGGCAAAAACAAACTGAGGGGgcctgggtgatggtggcacacatctttaatctcagcactcaggaggcagaggcaggcagatctctgtgagtttgaggccagtgtggtctacagagagagttccaggacaggcttcaaagctaaacagagaaaccctgtcttgaaaaacaaacaaacaaactgaggGTTTATCCTGGCCCACCAGTGGGGAAGCTTTGGTGGCAAGagtttgaagcagctggtcacatcatttACAGCCAAGAGCCATGGCATACTAGCTCTCACATCAGCTTGGCTTGCTGTCTCCACTCTGTATCGTCTAGGATCCTTCACCCAATGACCCCTCTCTCAGGTGATTCAAGGTTCTGTCGAATTGACAGTTAAAATTAAGCATCACAGTGGAAAGTCTTGAAGGCTTGGGCTGAGGATGGCCCTCGGGAGTATCTGCCGGTCATCTTTTGTTTGGCTAAGAGCAGGTGGAGTCCATGGCTCTGCTCTGATCCTGTATGGACAGATATAAAGGGTAGCTATAGATGGTGTATAGCTGTCAGCCTCACTGGCCATGAGCTCTGGGTGAACACAGGCAAGGAGATTGAGGGTTGGAGATGTGAGTGCCAACACCACTTGACCCTCTGTGCCCGATGCCCCGATTGTCACAGCCCGCTATAAGGCGGGTCTCTTCTTTTCACCAATAGCTGAGACATAGGGTTCTCACTTTGCCATGCCCCCTATTCAAATTACTTGCAGATGCATATGGCCTAGTCTTGGAGAAATCAATATAGTCATTTATGCCTTCCAGGAGGCAGTACACCCTCCGTGCTGGGGCTGGTGCATACATGAATGCtgggcacacatgtatacatgtggtgTCCCAGTCTCTTAGCTCAGAGCCAAGTTGTGTCCATGGACAACTCAGATATCTATGTATATCTGTCAATCAATCATTGGCAGCCACTCTTGAACAAGCTTAGGTAACACAGATCTTCTCAGAGAGTGTACAAAGGGGCATCTACCTCTGGACCTGTCCCACGCTGGTAGCACCTGGTACTCAGAATGCAGGTCCAGGAGGTGGAGCTGCAGCTGAGGTATCCCGTGTGACTCATCCCCCATCAGTTCTGACCTTTGGGCCCAGCACAGGCTGGACCAGGCCTGATTTGGCAAAGCAAGATGGGGACCAATGAGTCAAGGGCACAGAGAGATAAGCCTTTTAGAGGCAAAACATGGCTAATATTCaatgagcacctactgtgtgccagattATCTCACAGAATCTCCACAACAGACC from Onychomys torridus chromosome 7, mOncTor1.1, whole genome shotgun sequence encodes:
- the Apoa1 gene encoding apolipoprotein A-I; its protein translation is MKAVVLAAAVLFLTGSQARHFWQQDDPQTSWDRVKDFATVYVDAIKDSGRDYVSQFETSAVGKQLGLKLVDNWDTVGTTVGRLQEQLGPVTQEFWNNLERDTDWLRQEMNKDLEEVKKQMQPYLDQFQTKWQEEVDHYREKVGPLGAELREGASQKLKELQEKLTPVGEDIRDRMRVHVDTLRTKLSPYSDKMRERLAEHLAKLKDSTILAEYRTKASNHLHTLGEKAKPALEDLRQGLMPMLEGFRTTIMEWIDETSKKLNTQ
- the Apoc3 gene encoding apolipoprotein C-III, which codes for MQPRTLLIVALLALLASARANEGEGSLLLGSVQGYMEQAAKKVQDALTSVQKSEMAVQARGWMDGGFSSLKGYWSKFADKFSGLWESTPGSQPTPATEH